In Sphingomonas panacisoli, one genomic interval encodes:
- a CDS encoding EGFR-like transmembrane domain-containing protein, with protein MKTQFAPRFAHAVAPLLCATAFIATPAFAQDTQAAPPVVVTPPQSATVPPPPVVRTVPDTPPEAAAPAAEPAAAPAPRAVTRTTTTRTATRTTTARPAPVRAAPAPEPAPAPVAAAPEPKSVTPAQPETAAPAAAPVASAPAESTAATDSATTRTSTGVPLWAWIGGGLAALAILAIGVFALRRRRVEEEYYDEPYVEEAYVEPAYVEPVAVAPVAEPMPVANVAPRKEPEFLRRAESVGAIEPIAVAPDEVHIVEPEADDVAELTAGTAPVAERPWLEFAMRPVRAGTNVDEALVEIELTVGNAGSVSAKDVRISTFLLSSDPNGSEMERLLVQPPADATTDPVTIEPGEGKRIDATLALLKSEMGEDLPASFRPIVVADARYTLADGTEGRTSASFEIGVTPEEGEGLDPIELSRASMFDNVGAELHGEPQHA; from the coding sequence ATGAAAACGCAATTCGCCCCCCGCTTCGCCCACGCCGTCGCGCCGCTTCTGTGCGCCACCGCGTTCATCGCAACCCCTGCATTTGCTCAGGACACGCAGGCCGCACCGCCGGTCGTCGTGACCCCGCCGCAATCGGCCACCGTGCCGCCGCCGCCGGTCGTGCGCACCGTGCCGGATACGCCGCCCGAGGCGGCTGCTCCCGCAGCCGAACCGGCCGCTGCGCCGGCGCCGCGTGCCGTCACGCGCACGACGACCACGCGGACCGCGACACGTACGACGACGGCGCGTCCGGCGCCGGTCCGCGCTGCGCCGGCCCCCGAGCCAGCTCCCGCTCCTGTTGCCGCAGCACCTGAGCCGAAGTCCGTAACGCCCGCTCAGCCTGAAACGGCGGCTCCGGCGGCTGCGCCGGTCGCTAGCGCTCCGGCCGAATCGACGGCCGCGACGGATTCCGCGACGACGCGGACCAGCACCGGCGTGCCGCTCTGGGCGTGGATTGGTGGCGGCCTCGCCGCGCTCGCGATCCTGGCGATCGGAGTTTTCGCCCTGCGTCGCCGCCGCGTCGAAGAGGAATATTATGACGAGCCCTATGTCGAGGAGGCGTATGTCGAGCCGGCCTATGTCGAACCCGTCGCGGTCGCGCCGGTTGCCGAGCCGATGCCCGTCGCCAATGTCGCGCCGCGCAAGGAGCCGGAATTCCTCCGCCGCGCGGAGAGCGTCGGCGCGATCGAGCCGATCGCCGTGGCGCCCGACGAAGTCCATATCGTCGAGCCGGAAGCGGACGACGTCGCCGAACTGACCGCGGGTACCGCACCGGTCGCCGAGCGCCCTTGGCTCGAGTTCGCGATGCGCCCGGTCCGCGCCGGTACCAATGTCGATGAGGCGCTGGTCGAGATCGAACTGACCGTCGGTAACGCCGGGTCGGTGTCCGCCAAGGACGTCCGCATCTCGACCTTCCTGCTGTCGAGCGATCCGAACGGGTCGGAGATGGAGCGTCTGCTCGTCCAGCCGCCGGCCGACGCTACGACCGATCCGGTCACGATCGAGCCGGGTGAGGGCAAGCGCATCGACGCGACGCTCGCTTTGCTGAAGTCGGAGATGGGCGAAGATCTGCCCGCCTCGTTCCGCCCAATCGTCGTTGCCGATGCCCGCTACACGCTGGCTGACGGTACCGAAGGCCGCACCTCGGCCTCGTTCGAGATCGGCGTGACGCCGGAGGAAGGCGAGGGACTCGACCCGATCGAACTGAGCCGTGCGTCGATGTTCGACAATGTCGGGGCCGAACTCCACGGCGAACCCCAGCACGCCTGA
- the rpoB gene encoding DNA-directed RNA polymerase subunit beta, whose translation MATKAIEGGTAKRRIRKVFGNIHEVVQMPNLIEVQRESYEQFLRSDPSIGYVSGLEKTLRSVFPIRDFAGTAELDFVNYELEPPKFDTDECRQRGITYAAPMRVTLRLIVFEVDPDTEARSVLDIKEQDVYMGDMPLMTQNGTFIINGTERVIVSQMHRSPGVLFDHDRGKTHASGKYLFAARVIPYRGSWLDFEFDAKDIVNVRIDRKRKLPVTALLYALGLNSEEILNQFYNRVTYVRGQGGWQIPFAVENWRGQKPLFDIVDAKSGEVIFPAGQKVSPRAANKAAKDGLETLLIPTEEIFGRYSAYDLINEKTGEIYIEAGDEVSAENLEKLDKAGIDRIELLDIDHVTTGPWIRNTLKADKAEEREQALSDIYRVMRPGEPPTLETAESLFAGLFFDPERYDLSAVGRVKLNMRLDLDAEDTVTTLRTEDILAVVKTLVDLKDGKGEIDDIDNLGNRRVRSVGELLENQYRVGLLRMERAVKERMSSVDVSTVMPNDLINAKPAVAAVREFFGSSQLSQFMDQTNPLSEVTHKRRVSALGPGGLTRERAGFEVRDVHPTHYGRICPIETPEGPNIGLINSLASFSRVNKYGFIETPYRRVVDHKVTDEVVYLSAMEEAKHTIAQANAELSKDRQFTEELVSSRQAGEFLMALPENITLMDVSPKQLVSVAASLIPFLENDDANRALMGSNMQRQAVPLVRAEAPFVGTGMEETVARDSGAAISAKRSGIVDQVDASRIVVRATGDVEAGKSGVDIYTLMKFQRSNQNTCINQRPLVKVGDVVNTGDVIADGPSTEFGELALGRNALVAFMPWNGYNYEDSILISERIVKDDVFTSIHIEEFEVMARDTKLGPEDITRDIPNVGEEALRNLDEAGIVYIGAEVEPGDILAGKITPKGESPMTPEEKLLRAIFGEKASDVRDTSLRLPPGVAGTVVEVRVFNRHGIDKDERAMAIEREEIERLKKDSDDERTILNRATWSRLREMLIGQTATATPKGLKKGAAIDQDLLDSVDRHEWWKFAVADDKVQSDLEAVKVQYDDAAKVITDKFHDRREKLERGDELPPGVLKMVKVFVAVKRKLQPGDKMAGRHGNKGVISRILPVEDMPFLADGTPVDLVLNPLGVPSRMNVGQIFETHLGWAARQLGQQVGVALEEWREANPDAKGGAMPAAVKDRLKEIYGDHYAAEIDARSGDEIVELAQNLKPGIPMGTPVFDGAHEADVSAMLTLAGLDTSGQSDLFDGRTGDQFDRKVTVGIIYMLKLHHLVDDKIHARSIGPYSLVTQQPLGGKAQFGGQRFGEMEVWALQAYGAAYTLQEMLTVKSDDVVGRTKVYEAIVKGDDTFEAGIPESFNVLVKEMRSLGLNVELKNDEPGVDEDGIAIAAE comes from the coding sequence ATGGCGACCAAGGCGATCGAAGGCGGCACCGCGAAGCGGCGCATCCGCAAGGTATTCGGCAACATCCACGAAGTGGTGCAGATGCCGAACCTGATCGAGGTTCAGCGCGAATCCTACGAACAGTTCCTGCGTTCCGATCCGTCGATCGGCTACGTCTCGGGTCTCGAAAAGACGCTGCGCAGCGTGTTCCCCATCCGCGACTTCGCCGGAACCGCCGAGCTCGACTTCGTGAACTACGAACTCGAACCGCCGAAGTTCGACACCGACGAATGCCGCCAGCGCGGCATCACCTACGCCGCCCCGATGCGCGTTACCTTGCGCCTGATCGTGTTCGAAGTGGATCCGGATACGGAAGCCCGCTCGGTGCTCGATATCAAGGAGCAGGACGTCTACATGGGCGACATGCCGCTCATGACGCAGAACGGCACCTTCATCATCAACGGCACCGAGCGCGTCATCGTGTCGCAGATGCACCGTTCGCCGGGTGTGCTGTTCGACCATGATCGCGGCAAGACCCACGCCAGCGGCAAGTATCTCTTCGCAGCGCGCGTGATCCCGTATCGCGGCTCGTGGCTCGATTTCGAGTTCGACGCCAAGGACATCGTCAACGTCCGTATCGACCGCAAGCGCAAGCTGCCGGTCACGGCTTTGCTCTATGCGCTCGGCCTGAACTCGGAAGAAATCCTCAATCAGTTCTACAACCGCGTGACCTATGTCCGCGGCCAGGGCGGTTGGCAGATCCCGTTCGCGGTCGAGAACTGGCGCGGCCAGAAGCCGCTGTTCGACATCGTCGACGCCAAGTCGGGCGAAGTGATCTTCCCGGCCGGCCAGAAGGTCAGCCCGCGCGCCGCTAACAAGGCGGCAAAGGACGGTCTCGAGACGCTGCTGATCCCGACCGAAGAAATCTTCGGCCGCTACAGCGCCTATGACCTGATCAACGAAAAGACCGGCGAGATCTATATCGAGGCGGGCGACGAGGTGTCGGCCGAGAATCTCGAAAAGCTCGACAAGGCGGGCATCGACCGCATCGAACTACTCGACATCGATCACGTCACGACGGGTCCGTGGATCCGCAACACGCTGAAGGCCGACAAGGCCGAGGAACGCGAGCAGGCGCTGAGCGACATCTATCGCGTGATGCGCCCCGGCGAACCGCCGACGCTCGAAACCGCGGAATCGCTGTTTGCCGGCCTATTCTTCGATCCGGAGCGCTACGATCTGTCGGCCGTGGGTCGCGTCAAGCTCAACATGCGCCTCGACCTCGACGCCGAGGACACCGTCACGACGCTCCGCACCGAGGATATCCTCGCGGTGGTCAAGACCCTGGTCGACCTGAAGGACGGCAAGGGCGAGATCGACGACATCGACAATCTCGGCAACCGCCGCGTGCGTTCGGTGGGAGAGCTGCTCGAGAACCAGTATCGCGTGGGCCTGCTCCGCATGGAGCGCGCCGTGAAGGAGCGCATGTCGTCGGTCGATGTATCGACCGTCATGCCGAACGACCTGATCAACGCGAAGCCCGCGGTCGCCGCGGTGCGCGAGTTCTTCGGCTCGTCGCAGTTGTCGCAGTTCATGGACCAGACCAACCCGCTGTCCGAAGTGACGCACAAGCGTCGCGTCTCGGCGCTTGGGCCAGGCGGTCTGACGCGTGAGCGCGCGGGCTTCGAAGTCCGCGACGTCCACCCGACCCACTATGGCCGCATCTGCCCGATCGAAACGCCGGAAGGCCCGAACATCGGTCTGATCAACTCGCTCGCGAGCTTCAGCCGCGTCAACAAGTACGGCTTCATCGAAACGCCGTACCGCCGCGTGGTCGATCACAAGGTGACCGACGAAGTCGTCTATCTGTCGGCGATGGAAGAGGCCAAGCACACGATCGCGCAGGCCAATGCCGAGCTGAGCAAGGATCGCCAGTTCACCGAGGAACTGGTGTCCTCGCGTCAGGCAGGCGAATTCCTGATGGCGCTGCCCGAGAACATCACGCTGATGGACGTGTCGCCGAAGCAGCTCGTCTCGGTCGCCGCGTCGCTGATCCCGTTCCTGGAAAACGACGACGCCAACCGCGCGCTGATGGGCTCGAACATGCAGCGCCAGGCGGTGCCGCTGGTTCGCGCCGAAGCGCCGTTCGTCGGGACCGGCATGGAAGAGACCGTTGCCCGTGATTCGGGCGCCGCGATCTCGGCCAAGCGTTCGGGGATCGTCGACCAGGTCGACGCCAGCCGCATCGTGGTCCGCGCGACGGGCGACGTCGAGGCCGGCAAGTCGGGCGTCGACATCTACACGCTGATGAAGTTCCAGCGGTCGAACCAGAACACCTGTATCAACCAGCGTCCGCTGGTGAAGGTGGGCGACGTGGTCAACACCGGCGACGTGATCGCCGACGGCCCGTCGACCGAGTTCGGCGAGCTGGCGCTGGGCCGCAACGCGCTCGTCGCGTTCATGCCCTGGAACGGCTATAATTATGAGGATTCGATCCTCATTTCCGAGCGTATCGTGAAGGATGACGTCTTCACCTCGATCCATATCGAGGAGTTCGAGGTCATGGCGCGCGACACCAAGCTCGGGCCGGAAGACATCACGCGCGACATCCCGAACGTCGGCGAGGAAGCGCTGCGCAACCTCGACGAAGCGGGCATCGTGTATATCGGTGCCGAGGTCGAGCCGGGCGACATCCTCGCCGGCAAGATCACGCCGAAGGGCGAAAGCCCGATGACGCCGGAAGAAAAGCTGCTCCGCGCGATCTTCGGTGAGAAGGCGTCGGACGTGCGCGACACTTCGCTGCGGCTGCCCCCGGGCGTCGCCGGCACGGTGGTCGAGGTCCGCGTGTTCAATCGCCACGGCATCGACAAGGACGAGCGCGCGATGGCGATCGAGCGCGAGGAGATCGAGCGCCTGAAGAAGGACTCGGACGACGAGCGCACCATCCTCAACCGCGCGACCTGGTCGCGTCTGCGCGAGATGCTGATCGGCCAGACCGCCACCGCGACGCCGAAAGGCCTCAAGAAGGGCGCGGCGATCGATCAGGACTTGCTCGACAGCGTCGACCGTCACGAATGGTGGAAGTTCGCCGTCGCCGACGACAAGGTCCAGAGTGACCTCGAAGCGGTCAAGGTGCAGTACGATGATGCCGCCAAGGTCATCACCGACAAGTTCCACGACCGTCGCGAGAAGCTGGAACGTGGCGACGAACTGCCGCCGGGCGTGCTCAAGATGGTCAAGGTCTTCGTCGCGGTGAAGCGCAAGCTGCAGCCGGGCGACAAGATGGCCGGCCGTCACGGCAACAAGGGCGTCATCAGCCGCATCCTGCCGGTCGAGGACATGCCGTTCCTCGCCGACGGGACGCCGGTCGACCTGGTGCTCAATCCGCTTGGCGTGCCGTCGCGCATGAACGTCGGGCAGATCTTCGAAACCCATCTCGGCTGGGCCGCGCGTCAGCTCGGTCAGCAGGTCGGCGTGGCGCTCGAGGAATGGCGTGAGGCGAACCCCGATGCCAAGGGCGGCGCGATGCCGGCCGCGGTCAAGGATCGGCTGAAGGAAATCTACGGCGATCACTACGCCGCGGAGATCGACGCACGCTCGGGCGACGAAATCGTCGAGCTGGCGCAGAACCTGAAGCCGGGCATTCCGATGGGCACTCCGGTGTTCGACGGCGCGCACGAAGCGGACGTGTCGGCCATGCTGACGCTGGCGGGGCTCGATACGTCGGGCCAGTCGGACCTGTTCGACGGCCGCACCGGCGATCAGTTCGACCGCAAGGTGACCGTGGGCATCATCTACATGCTGAAGCTCCACCACTTGGTCGACGACAAGATCCACGCACGGTCGATCGGGCCATACAGCCTCGTCACCCAGCAGCCGCTGGGCGGTAAGGCGCAGTTCGGCGGCCAGCGCTTCGGCGAAATGGAGGTCTGGGCGCTCCAGGCCTACGGCGCAGCCTACACCTTGCAGGAAATGCTGACGGTGAAGTCCGACGACGTGGTCGGCCGCACCAAGGTCTACGAGGCGATCGTCAAGGGCGACGACACGTTCGAGGCAGGCATTCCCGAGAGCTTCAACGTGCTCGTCAAGGAAATGCGCTCGCTGGGTCTCAACGTCGAGCTCAAGAACGACGAGCCTGGCGTGGACGAGGACGGCATCGCGATCGCGGCGGAGTGA
- a CDS encoding DUF1993 domain-containing protein: MATDLHTLTAPTFIRALTALSKILDKGRAFAAESGMPEQELLDARLIEDMGDLVSQVQRVSDSAKGCMVRLGEQENVVMEDNEASFDDLQARIAKTIDFVKSVPAEAINGREDAPVVLKFPNGEFTFTGRDYVLGFVLPNFYFHVTTAYDILRMKGVPIGKRDYLGGI, from the coding sequence GTGGCTACCGACCTTCACACGCTCACCGCACCGACCTTTATCCGCGCACTCACTGCGCTTTCGAAGATCCTCGACAAGGGCCGCGCCTTCGCCGCCGAGAGCGGTATGCCCGAACAGGAATTGCTCGATGCGCGGCTGATCGAGGACATGGGTGATCTGGTGTCGCAGGTGCAGCGCGTCAGCGACAGCGCCAAGGGCTGCATGGTGCGGCTCGGTGAGCAGGAAAACGTCGTGATGGAGGACAACGAAGCCAGCTTCGACGACTTGCAGGCGCGCATCGCGAAGACGATCGATTTCGTGAAATCGGTGCCCGCGGAGGCGATAAACGGCCGTGAGGACGCGCCGGTCGTGCTCAAATTCCCCAATGGAGAGTTCACCTTCACCGGGCGCGATTACGTGCTCGGGTTCGTGCTGCCCAACTTCTATTTCCACGTCACCACCGCTTACGACATTCTGCGCATGAAGGGCGTCCCGATCGGCAAGCGCGACTATCTCGGCGGCATCTAG
- a CDS encoding ATP-binding cassette domain-containing protein → MAFDLDIAKRLGETEVALRLEAGEGITVLFGPSGVGKTSVLNMVAGLIRPDRGHVRVGGTTLFDGATDVPVERRRAGYVFQDSRLFPHMRVAANLHYANARATMVDAIAHLLDIAQLFDRWPRTLSGGEAKRVAIGRALLSDPKFLLLDEPTASLDRARAAEVERAIVDVRDELGLPILMVTHDRAEADRLATRIVEMAR, encoded by the coding sequence ATGGCGTTTGATCTCGATATCGCCAAGCGGCTCGGCGAGACCGAGGTCGCGCTGCGGCTGGAGGCGGGGGAGGGGATCACCGTCCTGTTCGGTCCATCGGGTGTCGGCAAGACGAGCGTGCTCAACATGGTCGCGGGGCTGATCCGGCCCGATCGCGGCCACGTCCGCGTTGGCGGCACGACGTTGTTCGACGGTGCGACGGACGTGCCGGTCGAGCGCCGCCGCGCCGGCTACGTCTTCCAGGACTCGCGGCTATTCCCGCATATGCGCGTCGCCGCGAACCTCCACTACGCGAACGCCCGCGCGACGATGGTCGATGCGATCGCGCATCTGCTCGATATCGCGCAGTTGTTCGATCGCTGGCCGCGCACGCTGTCGGGCGGCGAAGCGAAGCGCGTCGCGATCGGTCGCGCGTTGCTCAGCGACCCCAAGTTCCTGCTGCTCGACGAGCCCACCGCTTCGCTCGATCGCGCCCGCGCCGCCGAGGTGGAACGCGCGATCGTCGATGTACGCGACGAGCTCGGCCTGCCGATTCTGATGGTCACCCACGACCGCGCCGAAGCCGACCGGCTCGCGACGCGGATCGTCGAAATGGCGCGCTAG
- the modB gene encoding molybdate ABC transporter permease subunit gives MTHAEWGIVALSLKVGLVATLATLPLAFAIAWFLARAKVRGKILIEAIVYLPLVVPPVVTGWILLLAFAPKGPLGALSGEVLFKWTGAAIAAGVMALPLMVRAMRLSIEAVDRRLEGAARTLGAGRWRVFRTITLPLSMPGVLAGTVLGFARSLGEFGATITFVSNVPGQTQTLPLAIYAALQRPDGDAVALRLSALSVLIALAALVASELLARRMRTAMIHGV, from the coding sequence CTGACCCACGCCGAGTGGGGCATCGTCGCGTTGTCGCTCAAGGTCGGACTGGTCGCGACGCTCGCAACGCTGCCGCTGGCGTTCGCGATCGCCTGGTTCCTCGCGCGGGCTAAGGTGCGCGGCAAGATCCTGATCGAGGCGATCGTCTATTTGCCGCTCGTGGTGCCGCCGGTCGTGACCGGATGGATCCTGTTGCTCGCCTTCGCGCCCAAGGGGCCGCTTGGAGCGCTCAGCGGCGAGGTCCTGTTCAAATGGACCGGCGCGGCGATCGCGGCGGGGGTGATGGCGTTGCCGTTGATGGTGCGCGCGATGCGGCTGTCGATCGAGGCGGTCGATCGACGGCTGGAGGGCGCTGCGCGGACGCTGGGGGCAGGGCGCTGGCGCGTGTTCCGCACGATCACATTGCCGCTCAGCATGCCCGGCGTGCTGGCGGGGACCGTCCTCGGTTTTGCGCGGTCGCTGGGCGAGTTCGGCGCCACGATCACCTTCGTGTCGAACGTGCCGGGGCAGACGCAGACGCTGCCGTTGGCGATCTATGCGGCGCTCCAGCGACCGGACGGGGATGCCGTCGCGCTGCGGCTATCGGCGCTGTCGGTGCTGATCGCGCTGGCGGCTTTGGTCGCATCGGAGTTGCTGGCGCGGCGGATGCGGACGGCGATGATCCATGGCGTTTGA
- the modA gene encoding molybdate ABC transporter substrate-binding protein: MFDRLTRRLFVAGLALLAIGAVPAPTAPLVLAAASLQESLDAAADQWAKAGHPRPVISFAASSALARQIEAGAPADLFVSADEEWMDALAAKRLIVAGTRADLVGNRLVVVEPVGRHTAVPLDGRRLARLLGAGPLAMADPDSVPAGKYGKAALTKLGAWDAVAPRVVRAENVRAALALVERGAAPFGIVYLTDARASSKVRVAGVFPAASHPPIVYPIARVATATNPEAEGFRRFLLSPRGRAIFARFGFTAPGRPR; encoded by the coding sequence ATGTTCGACAGACTTACGCGTCGTCTTTTTGTCGCCGGCCTCGCCCTTCTCGCGATTGGTGCAGTTCCGGCGCCGACCGCGCCACTGGTGCTGGCGGCGGCAAGTCTTCAGGAATCGCTCGACGCGGCTGCGGATCAATGGGCGAAGGCGGGGCATCCGCGGCCGGTGATCTCGTTCGCCGCCTCGTCCGCGCTGGCGCGGCAGATCGAAGCGGGCGCCCCCGCCGATTTGTTCGTGTCGGCGGACGAGGAATGGATGGACGCCTTGGCGGCGAAGCGGTTGATCGTCGCGGGGACGCGGGCCGATCTGGTTGGCAACCGGCTGGTGGTGGTCGAGCCTGTAGGGCGCCACACCGCAGTGCCGCTCGACGGACGCCGTCTCGCGCGATTGCTCGGCGCGGGGCCGCTCGCGATGGCCGATCCCGACAGCGTGCCGGCGGGCAAATACGGCAAGGCGGCGCTGACCAAACTCGGGGCATGGGATGCGGTCGCACCGCGAGTCGTGCGCGCGGAGAATGTGCGTGCGGCGCTCGCGCTGGTCGAGCGTGGCGCGGCGCCGTTCGGGATCGTCTACCTGACCGATGCGCGGGCGTCGTCCAAGGTCCGGGTCGCCGGCGTGTTCCCAGCGGCAAGCCACCCGCCGATCGTCTATCCGATCGCGCGCGTGGCAACCGCGACCAATCCCGAAGCCGAGGGGTTTCGACGCTTCCTGCTGTCGCCGCGCGGCCGAGCGATATTCGCGCGGTTTGGCTTTACGGCGCCGGGGAGGCCGCGCTGA